A region from the Blautia faecicola genome encodes:
- a CDS encoding DUF3899 domain-containing protein codes for MSDAQKAQLLQNISLVLAVLGILLVIVAILLLISANGGFSGVREVWRKRRQNLGVKGNAGEKRSERKQKADHKKRQKSTEKAGESHTQPLTAKTKKEKEAVLDEHDQTEKGTDGDETTALKNPVKQKQFTIIEIILYTHDEKTKEE; via the coding sequence ATGTCAGATGCGCAGAAAGCTCAGCTTTTACAGAATATCTCTTTGGTGCTGGCCGTACTGGGAATCTTGCTGGTCATTGTAGCAATCTTGCTATTGATTAGTGCAAACGGCGGGTTTTCCGGCGTCAGGGAAGTATGGAGAAAAAGACGACAAAACCTGGGGGTAAAAGGAAACGCAGGAGAAAAGAGATCCGAAAGAAAGCAAAAAGCTGATCATAAAAAGCGACAGAAGAGTACAGAAAAAGCTGGGGAATCCCATACACAGCCATTAACGGCAAAAACAAAGAAAGAAAAGGAAGCCGTCTTAGATGAACATGATCAGACTGAAAAGGGAACCGACGGAGATGAAACAACGGCCTTAAAAAATCCCGTGAAGCAGAAACAGTTTACGATTATAGAAATAATTCTGTATACACATGATGAAAAAACAAAGGAGGAATAA